From Centropristis striata isolate RG_2023a ecotype Rhode Island chromosome 16, C.striata_1.0, whole genome shotgun sequence, a single genomic window includes:
- the zgc:194887 gene encoding fibrinogen-like protein 1-like protein isoform X1: MKCRCWLPALLLLSVAGVDMEHLQAENLNLLPPDEHNLVLNRGMRVLPRDCHEMLMTSLGQARDGVYLIKPGDSPIVAYCAMQEGGWTVVQHITVNSSVNFDRTWAEYKHGFGAVSGDHWLGNEYLHQLTNGPGRYTLGVKLVDPDALTKTGEYDPFLVEGESSAYRLRLGLFQGTAVDALTLDTENYLHDNQRFTTKDRDNDNYFQNCAKLEFQGVPGGGWWYDACAGANLNRRNVIYWQKDCNKERLCKYAWMMVRPSETVKLIQSGDCKKDEL; encoded by the exons ATGAAGTGTAGATGCTGGCTGCCAGCCCTGCTGCTGCTTAGTGTAGCTGGAGTTGACATGGAGCATCTCCAAGCTGAAAACCTGAATCTCCTTCCCCCAGATGAGCACAACCTGGTACTGAACCGTGGAATGAGAG TGCTGCCCAGAGACTGCCATGAAATGCTGATGACCTCTTTGGGCCAGGCCAGAGACGGAGTGTACCTGATCAAACCAGGAGACTCCCCCATTGTGGCCTACTGTGCCATGCAGGAGGGAGGCTGGACCGTAGTGCAGCACATCACCGTCAATAGCAGTGTGAATTTTGATCGTACCTGGGCTGAATACAAGCACGGCTTTGGGGCTGTATCTGGTGATCACTGGCTTGGGAATGAGTACCTTCATCAGCTCACAAACGGCCCTGGGCGCTACACACTGGGAGTAAAACTAGTGGACCCAGATGCCCTCACTAAGACGGGGGAGTATGATCCATTCCTGGTGGAGGGTGAATCATCAGCATACAGGCTGAGGCTTGGGTTGTTCCAGGGCACGGCTGTAGATGCTCTCACCCTGGACACGGAGAACTACCTGCACGACAACCAGAGATTCACCACTAAagacagagacaatgacaactaCTTCCAAAATTGTGCTAAGCTGGAGTTTCAGGGGGTACCGGGAGGAGGTTGGTGGTACGACGCCTGTGCTGGTGCCAACCTCAATCGCAGGAATGTCATCTACTGGCAGAAAGACTGCAACAAGGAGCGTCTGTGCAAGTATGCATGGATGATGGTGAGACCTTCAGAAACTGTCAAACTGATTCAAAGTGGAGACTGCAAGAAGGATGAGCTATAA
- the zgc:194887 gene encoding fibrinogen-like protein 1-like protein isoform X2: protein MLMTSLGQARDGVYLIKPGDSPIVAYCAMQEGGWTVVQHITVNSSVNFDRTWAEYKHGFGAVSGDHWLGNEYLHQLTNGPGRYTLGVKLVDPDALTKTGEYDPFLVEGESSAYRLRLGLFQGTAVDALTLDTENYLHDNQRFTTKDRDNDNYFQNCAKLEFQGVPGGGWWYDACAGANLNRRNVIYWQKDCNKERLCKYAWMMVRPSETVKLIQSGDCKKDEL from the coding sequence ATGCTGATGACCTCTTTGGGCCAGGCCAGAGACGGAGTGTACCTGATCAAACCAGGAGACTCCCCCATTGTGGCCTACTGTGCCATGCAGGAGGGAGGCTGGACCGTAGTGCAGCACATCACCGTCAATAGCAGTGTGAATTTTGATCGTACCTGGGCTGAATACAAGCACGGCTTTGGGGCTGTATCTGGTGATCACTGGCTTGGGAATGAGTACCTTCATCAGCTCACAAACGGCCCTGGGCGCTACACACTGGGAGTAAAACTAGTGGACCCAGATGCCCTCACTAAGACGGGGGAGTATGATCCATTCCTGGTGGAGGGTGAATCATCAGCATACAGGCTGAGGCTTGGGTTGTTCCAGGGCACGGCTGTAGATGCTCTCACCCTGGACACGGAGAACTACCTGCACGACAACCAGAGATTCACCACTAAagacagagacaatgacaactaCTTCCAAAATTGTGCTAAGCTGGAGTTTCAGGGGGTACCGGGAGGAGGTTGGTGGTACGACGCCTGTGCTGGTGCCAACCTCAATCGCAGGAATGTCATCTACTGGCAGAAAGACTGCAACAAGGAGCGTCTGTGCAAGTATGCATGGATGATGGTGAGACCTTCAGAAACTGTCAAACTGATTCAAAGTGGAGACTGCAAGAAGGATGAGCTATAA
- the chrm5a gene encoding muscarinic acetylcholine receptor M5a, producing MEGESTLNSTVNTSSMDIHLVTHSLWEVITIATVSAIVSLITIVGNVLVMLSFKVNSQLKTVNNYYLLSLAAADLIIGVFSMNLYTSYILMGYWALGNLACDLWLALDYVASNASVMNLLVISFDRYFSITRPLTYRAKRTPKRAGIMIGLAWLVSLILWAPPILCWQYFVGKRTVKEKQCQIQFFSEPVITFGTAIAAFYIPVSVMTILYCRIYKETEKRTKDLAELQGINYPTDPGVPQPQKTIIRSCFSCKLRSASHDRNQASWSSSSRSNAAKSAATTNDEWSKAGQLTTFNSYASSEDEDRPVSPGGFQPSFRNQACETIKSGVGSESEQLSSYEEDSFFQTPPKSNSQKSSKCVSYKFKPVAKDAHVEHNSKNGDTKMASSTFSSAESMSVPSTSSTAKPIDATLKNQITKRKRMVLIKERKAAQTLSAILLAFILTWTPYNIMVLISTFCSDCIPLSLWHLGYWLCYVNSTVNPMCYALCNKTFQKTFRMLLLCQWKKKRIEEKLYWYGQNPVVSSKLT from the coding sequence ATGGAAGGAGAGAGCACTCTGAACTCGACTGTAAATACCAGTTCAATGGATATCCACCTGGTCACTCACAGTCTCTGGGAGGTGATCACCATTGCGACTGTGTCGGCTATCGTCAGCCTTATCACTATTGTGGGGAATGTTCTGGTGATGCTCTCCTTTAAGGTCAACAGCCAGCTGAAGACAGTGAATAATTACTACCTGCTGAGTCTGGCAGCTGCTGACCTCATCATTGGTGTTTTCTCCATGAATCTGTATACCTCCTATATACTGATGGGTTACTGGGCCTTAGGGAACCTCGCCTGTGATCTGTGGTTGGCACTGGACTATGTAGCCAGTAATGCCTCAGTCATGAACCTGTTGGTGATCAGTTTTGACAGATATTTTTCCATCACCAGACCTCTGACCTACAGGGCCAAGCGGACTCCCAAACGAGCTGGGATCATGATTGGTTTGGCCTGGCTGGTGTCGCTTATTCTGTGGGCCCCACCCATTCTCTGCTGGCAATACTTTGTTGGAAAAAGGACTGTCAAGGAGAAGCAATGCCAGATCCAGTTTTTCTCTGAGCCTGTGATAACCTTTGGGACAGCAATAGCTGCTTTTTATATCCCCGTATCTGTCATGACTATCCTATACTGTCGGATCTACAAGGAGACAGAGAAGAGGACCAAAGATCTGGCGGAGCTGCAGGGGATTAACTATCCCACAGATCCTGGGGTCCCCCAGCCTCAGAAGACCATCATCAGATCCTGTTTTAGCTGTAAACTAAGGTCGGCTTCTCATGATAGGAATCAAGCCTCTTGGTCCTCCTCCAGCAGAAGTAATGCGGCCAAATCGGCAGCCACCACCAATGATGAGTGGTCCAAAGCTGGTCAGCTAACAACCTTCAACAGTTATGCCTCGTCTGAGGATGAGGACAGGCCTGTGTCTCCAGGGGGCTTCCAGCCCTCCTTCAGGAACCAGGCCTGTGAGACCATTAAGAGTGGAGTGGGCAGCGAGAGCGAGCAGCTCAGCAGCTATGAAGAGGATAGCTTTTTCCAGACACCGCCCAAAAGCAACTCTCAGAAGAGCAGCAAGTGTGTGTCCTACAAATTCAAGCCAGTGGCCAAGGACGCTCACGTGGAGCACAACAGCAAAAACGGAGACACCAAAATGGCGTCGTCGACATTCTCCTCAGCTGAGTCCATGAGCGTCCCGTCCACCTCCTCGACAGCTAAGCCCATAGACGCCACGCTGAAGAACCAGATCACCAAGAGGAAGAGGATGGTGCTGATTAAGGAGAGGAAGGCAGCTCAGACTCTCAGCGCCATCTTGCTGGCCTTCATCCTAACATGGACGCCTTATAACATCATGGTGCTTATTTCCACCTTCTGCTCGGACTGCATTCCCCTCTCACTCTGGCACCTGGGCTACTGGCTGTGCTACGTCAACAGCACCGTCAATCCCATGTGCTACGCCCTTTGTAACAAGACTTTCCAAAAGACCTTCCGTATGCTCTTACTCTGCCAGTGGAAGAAGAAAAGGATTGAGGAGAAACTCTACTGGTATGGACAAAACCCTGTGGTCAGCTCCAAACTGACATga